The window CTTTTCATTAATTTGTAAGATTTtcaaaaaacatcattccactttgacattatggggtattgtgtgtaggccagtgacaaaacatcacAATTTCATTTTTAGCTGTAAcaccaacaaaatgtggaaaaagtcgaggggtgtgaatacattctgaaggcactgtatggtgtgtctttaaaaaaaaagttaagcACTGCAAGTCTATAACTAGACTACAGTAAACCTACTGATTGAATGTTAGAAAATTGCAAGAACAATTGAGTGAAATCCTTTACCAACCTGCACCTGTTTCTACAATGTCAAATCTGCTGCTAAACCGAATAGGTAAACTGTCACAGGGTGGAGTTTTGAATGCATATTCTGTACACCAGCCCTCATCACAGGAAAAGATAAATCAGAGGCTTGATGCTCTGATGAACATTTATTATTCCCATACCGACTATTCTCACTCAACTGTGAACACTTTGCCTTTGTACGATATGTAGAAGCTGTGTGCAACCAGGTAAGTTgaaacatacatatacagtagaaCTGGAGTCTCAatcagttaaataaaggataaataaaaataacaaatacaaaTCTCCAGTCCTGGAGATTGAATCGTGTGTGTAACTGCTTGGCTGGAACTGCCAGGACCAAAGTTAGAGATGCATATCAAGGACTTTCTGGGCACAAAGCAttcataaaataaatatatttgagaaGCTAATTTTAattttatgttgttgtttttttagatTCCCAGAAGAACCAAGGATAAGGAGTGTGAAGACGGGACAGAGGTTTTCCAAGACATTGTGgtaaatataatatatttaatctattttactAAATGTGCTAAATGTTGCGAATGTATCGGCGCAATATGAAATAATTTGGCCTTTGAGTTGTGGATGATTTTGTTATGACATGTGTGGTATTTGGATGAGGTGTCCTACAGGGCAACTGTAGTGTGTGTTGAGAAGTAAAGCTTCCAGTGTGGATTCACTCCTTAATCAGTAGCCTGCgtgtatattattttatattaaccACAAGTAAAGTATAGTGCATATTAGGCTACATTGGTGGTAGCTGTGGGATGGCCTTTGTAAGGAAttgttgccatttgggacttggTGTGAATGGAAAGAGGCTCTGCCTCCGGCCCTAGGCCTAAATATTTTGTGGCGCAGGGAGTACAGCTCTCGTCTCTGCACAGCAGAATCCATGGATCCAGCCCAAATACAGCTCACGCTCTCTCTACATCAGCCTGTTACTTTCTTTTTCAAATAGGTTCTTGTTTGGACGGACAAGTTGTCATTGTAAACATGAATTGTTTCTTAATTTACTTACCTGTACCTGTATAAACAAAAATTAAAATCCGCATCATATATACTGTTAATACTGTGTAGGCTATATTGAATTAAATGTATAGGATAGGTGAGATCAGGACGATGTCCTGATGTTATAGCCTACCCATCTTGAAGCCTAATTTGTAAATGCCTCCGTTATGAGCTGCATATCACCTATCATAACGCAAAAACATACTCCTGTTTATGTTTTTCTTGTCATAAACAAATGATCCATTTCATGTTTAGATTAAAGATTAGttcaagagagagaggaaggaaggatgcatttAACAAGCAAAGACTGTCTAGTTTACAAGTATTATAACAGGGCCTGAATTAATAACCTGGATGTGAATCCTACTGTGTACCGGATATTCTTTCATTTTAGTTGAGAAAGGACAATGGGCATGCTAATTGTAGCCTCTGGAAAGAGTGTGACATTATCCATCATAATTGTGTTTTCTGATTTTGAAGGAGCTTAGCATTCCACCAAGAACGTTAAGTAAGTAGCTACGGTCTTTCAAGTTGATTTATTTTGAATCAAGGTAGCTAACGCTATTAACTTAAGGTAACGTAGCTAAGGTAAACATTGTTAGCACTAGTTATCTACATTGCTAAagttagccaactagctagcatACGAAAACCAGTCCTTACTGTGGCTAAGTGGCTTTAAAAAAACGAATCTTAGCTAGTTACCGATGATGTCGTTTAATTTGTGACcacgtttttgttgttttgtgtaACTAAATAActgtttagcaagctagctaacgttcgTCAATTTAAATTGAAACGAGTTGACGTAACGACGttagtttgttagctagctacatacgAGCTCctaattagctaactagctacgttTCCACAATAACAAGCTGCTTGTAGCTTGGTGGTTATCCAGTTATCTGGGTGGtttatctagctaacgttagctagtcatTTAGGATTAGCGAAATTTAACAATGTCATGTAGCTAACttaactagctagtagctactgtaCTGACTGTAACGTTAGATGTTTGTTGTTAACAACAATGACCTACCTAGCTTCCTGACTGTTGTGATTAACGTTAGCTACTAATGCCAAagatgagagagatatatactGGCTATGCTATTGtatatagctagccagctagcttggACCTCTGCCTGTCTAACTATCTACTGTAGCTACGTCGTTGTTGGCTTGGTTCATTGAGCTAGCCTAGAAAGCCAGTCATCATTGCCTATTTTCCATGTTGATGTTTAGTAAACTTCGTGAGAGTTACGTCACTGATATCATGACTGACAGACATGTTGTGTATTTGTTTCCCTTGCTCAAATAAGTGTGTCATTCTTATTTTAAAGGGATACACCGTGCAAGATGATTTGGCCTAGAAGCTAGCTGTTATCATTACATTAGTAACTTTCAGTTTGGTTGGCTTGCTAGCTATAGGCATGGTAGACACTAACATTAACGTTACTAGTTAAGCTACACATTAGAGAGATCTTAGCTACACATTAGAGAGATCTTAGCTACCTATCTAGATGCTGAAACATGAGTTTAGATAATCAACCTAATTTAATGTAAAAATTAATTCCTTTGTTTGAGTTTATGCTCTTTCAGTTCCGTTTTTTACTGTTTTGCCAGGTGTGAAGTGTTTTgtccctctttttttttttataggaaAGCAGTTTAAGTATTCAGACAACACAGAAGTTGTTGGGATTTCTGCATCCCCGTTGTCAACTTCCACCCCTAACAAAGTGATGACCTCACAGCAGCATCCCCTCCCCAATGCAAACGTCAACCCTCCCCTCCTTGTCCCCCAGAACTCTTCAGCTCACCACGGTAGGCCTCACATTCACCCAAACCAGCTGGACTCTACTCAGAGTAGTGCTGCGGGGCACCTTGCCCCCCACAGAGGTCTGATGGGTGGTGTGGGGTCCTCATCAGTGGGGACCTCCAGCGGAGTGGCAGTGAACAGGGGCGCCTCGGCCTCCTGCACTAACTCTGCCATTTCCAGGAGGCCCTCATCGGGACGCTTCGAACCCTGGCCCGAGGAGGCCGTAGATAACGCTTACGGCTTGTACTCGCTGCACCGCATGTTTGACATAGTGGGAGCCCAGCTTACACACCGTGACGTGCGAGTGCTCTCCTTCCTGTTCGTGGACGTCATCGACGAGTATGAGCGCGGAGGCATCAGGAGCGGCCGGGATTTCTTGCTAGCTCTGGAGCGCCAGGGGCGCTGTGATGAGACCAACTTCAGACACGTCCTGCAGCTGCTCCGTATCATCACGCGGCACGACCTGCTGCCCTACGTCACACTCAGGAAGAGACAGACTGGTGAGTGGTGGTTTCCTTCTCAACCTTTGCCTTTTTCAGGCCCACTAAAATTCTATTGAAAATGAAAAAGCAAACTAAATCTATTGGCGTTAAGGCAGAAAACATAGGTTGCCGATCCCCAAAATGTTATGTTGTCAGTCTCCAAAATGTTATGCCAAACATTTTTTACCACTTTTCGCCAGCTTCTTGAAAACACACTTTTTGTGTTTTCTTAGTTAATAATTGACAATTTGCATTAAATGTAAATATTAAGTCACTAACCAAAAGCGTTGCTGTGCTTTGCTTTTCAGTGTGCCCAGACCCAGTGGATAAGTACCTGGAAGAGACGTCAGTGCGTTATGTGTCccccagaggaggagagagcagggaggctACACCCCATAGGAGGACAGGTGAATATGTGACTTTGCATGTATAcatctacatacagtatgtgtgtgtgtggggggagtaaTAAAGTTGGTGGAAATAGTGAAATTAATACATCTCTAAATATCTTAGCATTTTTTTCCCTACTCCACTAACAGGCCCCCAACCAGTAATATGCTGTTCTCCATCGGGGCCCCAGGTGGGGCCCCCCCGCACCAAGCCAGGCCCCCCATTACCGAGCCGCAAAAGGAAGAGGGCCCACACCACAGGAGACTGCAGGGAGAAGCAAACCTGTGGTAAGGGAATTCAAAAGAAACTGTTTTGTTTAGTAACTTTATTCCTTCAGAGGTTGCATGTGTGTATTTACTTTTTGACAGTTCTTTCATGACAAGGAATTACAAAAGAGTTGGCTATCTGCGACCAAACTATACAGTTGCTGAATTAAGTCATTCCTTGACTGTATTGTTTCCATGGCATTAGACGACACACACTTCCTCTCTATAACCATTCCACTTGCTCTTCCCTATTCACCCCACACCCCTGCAGACATCCGCCTACGAGTGCGCGCCGAGTACTGCCAGCATGAATCAGCACTTCAGGGAAACGTCTTCTCCAACAAGCAGGAGGCTCTGGAGAGGCAGTTTGAGAGGTTCAACCAGGCAAACACTATTCTCAAGTCCCGGGACCTGGGCTCCATCATCTGTGACATCAAGTTCTCGGAGCTCACATACCTAGATGCTTTCTGGCGGGATTATATCAACGGCTCCCTGCTGGAGGCCCTGAAGGGCGTCTTCATCACAGACTCACTCAAACAGGCAGTGGGCCATGAGGCCATCAAACTGCTGGTCAATGTGGATGAGGAGGACTATCAGGCCGGCCGCCGCAAGCTGCTCCGGAACCTGGTCACTGGAGGTGGGGCTGGGGCCGGGGCTGCTGCCACACCCGAAGGGAGCAGAGGGACTCCATCCTCTTAGAAGTGCATGTCTGCTTCTTTTAGCAGGGGGGGGGCACCCATGTCCCAAATAAGATAACTTAACGGCGAGGACAGAAGCAAGGAAAGTATAAAGTACGTTCTGATTCAGGAAGAAGTATGAGGAAGAATGCTGGGTGCCCTGCCCTTTCATCTATGAAGGGAATGTGAAATTAAAGTGAGCAAGAGTAAGTTGAGTTAGATGTATGGAACACAGACATAAGATAAGTGTTTTGAATGTTGAAGGTTTAGTTTTTTCTGCTGGAAGGACAATGCTAATATTTTATATTGTAACTTGTGAATTGACTATAAAATCTGATTTAACATTTTCTTTTGGTATCACACAGCTCTTTGCCATAAAGTGTTCTTGAAATGGCCCCTAGTAGACTATTACTACACATGGCTATAAACAAGTCCCTGTTGGGACATTTAGCATTTTGTTTACTGCCAGACAGGGACAAAATCATTGTAAGCCAGGGACATGCCATCATTATAATTATTTGGTAGTAAATCATTTACAAATATTTTTGGTATGTTGTCAAATGAACAATTCTTGTGTGGGTCATTCTTGATGATTTGGTTCAAAAGGATTGAAAAGATTAAGCGTACTGAGTGGTTTCAGATGTGCTTCAAAATTGCAATACAAAATTCAACAACAGAATGCAGTAATAAGTATTAAAAAAACAGCAAGTCATTTTGAAATAATTTTGACCCCAAATACTGTATCTACCCTCATCTCAAATACAAATGTCCTTTTTGAATATGTGTGTTCACCCATGGCTCAGACTTCTATTTCTTGATTTGCTTGTCAATATTAGAATTTAATCAGAAAGACGCATTCATTAAAGCTGGACTCTTTAGTGGTGAAACTGCCACGTCTgtttgcgatattacaacaacaaagacggTACTTCAAATAACAGTTTTTTCCCGTCTGACATCATCTCACATCATTGCAAGCACGATAGAACAGCAGCGTGGGTACCACAATGCACCGCTGCTCTGTTTCAAAAACAAAAGCACCTGGGGTTTTTAAAACAACTTTAACAATTGTTTTATTATATTTGAGTTACAACCAACAAAGTTCCCCCCTTGTTTTTGCTTTTTAATTGTAATTTCATGTAAAGAGAAAAGTCTCTACACACTGCATTTAGTACTTTCAAACATTTATTTGGGGAAGTACACTGGGAGCACCATTTTGTTTGATTGAGTTCATCAATATCATACCTAATTATACCATTGTAGTAAAATGTATGTGTTTCATGCAAATGTACAAGACCAGAGTAGTTGGTGATTATTTTGGACCACATTTTCAAGACATCTTTGTCCACAGTTCATTATCCTACAATCAATCTGACACAATGTAGC of the Oncorhynchus kisutch isolate 150728-3 linkage group LG17, Okis_V2, whole genome shotgun sequence genome contains:
- the dedd gene encoding death effector domain-containing protein: MTSQQHPLPNANVNPPLLVPQNSSAHHGRPHIHPNQLDSTQSSAAGHLAPHRGLMGGVGSSSVGTSSGVAVNRGASASCTNSAISRRPSSGRFEPWPEEAVDNAYGLYSLHRMFDIVGAQLTHRDVRVLSFLFVDVIDEYERGGIRSGRDFLLALERQGRCDETNFRHVLQLLRIITRHDLLPYVTLRKRQTVCPDPVDKYLEETSVRYVSPRGGESREATPHRRTGPQPVICCSPSGPQVGPPRTKPGPPLPSRKRKRAHTTGDCREKQTCDIRLRVRAEYCQHESALQGNVFSNKQEALERQFERFNQANTILKSRDLGSIICDIKFSELTYLDAFWRDYINGSLLEALKGVFITDSLKQAVGHEAIKLLVNVDEEDYQAGRRKLLRNLVTGGGAGAGAAATPEGSRGTPSS